In Rattus rattus isolate New Zealand chromosome 3, Rrattus_CSIRO_v1, whole genome shotgun sequence, one genomic interval encodes:
- the S100z gene encoding protein S100-Z, producing the protein MPTQLEMAMETMIRIFHRYSCKEGDRFKLNKGELKMLLQRELTEFLTCQKDPQLVDKIMQDLDANKDNEVDFNEFVVMVAALTVACNDYFVEQLKKKGK; encoded by the exons ATGCCCACCCAGCTGGAGATGGCTATGGAGACGATGATCCGTATCTTCCACCGCTACTCTTGCAAGGAGGGGGACAGGTTCAAGCTCAACAAGGGGGAGCTGAAGATGCTCTTACAGCGAGAGCTCACAGAATTCCTCACG tgtcaAAAGGACCCCCAGTTGGTGGATAAGATAATGCAGGACCTGGACGCTAACAAGGACAACGAAGTGGATTTTAATGAGTTTGTGGTCATGGTGGCGGCTCTGACGGTCGCTTGTAACGATTACTTTGTAGAGCAACTGAAgaagaaaggcaaataa